In Sneathia sanguinegens, one genomic interval encodes:
- a CDS encoding HXXEE domain-containing protein, translated as MNTINTIVWLFPVIFMLHDFEEIIFVEAWKRKYKRKIQTTKMKKIPFADLGSTPSFSIGVLIEFLIISALSLSACIFDWYFLWMGLFFGFTIHLIVHCMLALQFNGYVPGAVTAIPFIPLCFYILWVSNKLLSFTTAQLWISCVVGAILMLLMVAVLHRCMKSFETFIKKWEI; from the coding sequence ATGAATACAATAAATACGATTGTTTGGCTGTTCCCGGTTATTTTTATGCTACATGACTTCGAGGAGATTATTTTTGTGGAGGCATGGAAACGGAAATATAAAAGAAAAATACAAACAACAAAAATGAAGAAGATTCCATTTGCCGATTTGGGAAGCACACCGTCATTTTCCATTGGTGTATTGATTGAATTTTTAATTATTTCAGCTTTATCCCTCTCTGCTTGTATCTTTGATTGGTACTTTTTGTGGATGGGATTATTTTTTGGATTTACCATTCACCTGATTGTGCATTGTATGTTGGCGTTACAATTTAATGGCTATGTACCCGGAGCGGTCACCGCAATCCCGTTCATTCCGTTATGCTTTTATATCCTTTGGGTTTCAAATAAATTACTTTCTTTTACCACAGCTCAATTATGGATTAGTTGTGTAGTAGGCGCTATTTTGATGCTCTTAATGGTGGCTGTTTTGCATAGATGTATGAAATCGTTTGAAACTTTTATCAAGAAGTGGGAAATTTAA
- a CDS encoding ABC transporter permease, whose amino-acid sequence MNKKINNMIYSLLPSLLAVLVALIIGAMIIIARGVNPLVAYGSMIKAAFYQTSRVFKFNGLAKTLVYATPLLFSSLAVLFSFKGGMFNIGVQGQMMAGGIGATLIGLYCGNMFGSMLLALIVAALFGFIWAGIAGLLKSIFGINEVISTIMLNYIIAPFQNFLLTGPIKDPNSGNTQSAPILEHARLTSLFGLEKITKQSLNIGLLIAVALCILTYYFFKKTSLGYKIRAVGYNTTSAENAGISPKLISFISIGIAGAIAGLGGAERILGGSTFYIYTDGIMGDFGFTGIAVSLLGKNNPIGIIFASIFYASLEIGGQTLQIDYKLDKEIVYIMQALIVILVAAENLFYYMLKKKEGKL is encoded by the coding sequence ATGAATAAAAAAATAAATAATATGATATATTCATTACTTCCATCACTATTAGCAGTATTGGTAGCCTTGATTATAGGTGCTATGATTATAATTGCAAGAGGGGTCAATCCTTTGGTAGCATATGGAAGTATGATAAAAGCAGCTTTTTATCAAACATCAAGAGTATTTAAATTTAATGGGTTAGCTAAGACATTAGTTTATGCAACACCACTATTATTCTCATCTTTGGCAGTTCTATTTTCATTCAAAGGTGGAATGTTTAATATCGGTGTTCAAGGGCAAATGATGGCAGGAGGAATAGGAGCAACTTTAATAGGTTTATACTGTGGAAATATGTTTGGTAGTATGTTACTAGCTCTTATAGTTGCAGCACTTTTTGGTTTTATATGGGCAGGTATAGCAGGTTTATTAAAATCAATTTTTGGAATAAATGAAGTAATTAGTACAATAATGTTGAACTATATTATAGCGCCTTTCCAAAATTTCCTATTAACAGGGCCTATAAAAGATCCAAATTCAGGAAATACTCAATCAGCACCAATATTAGAACATGCTAGACTTACATCATTATTCGGTTTAGAAAAAATAACTAAGCAATCACTTAATATTGGTTTGTTAATAGCAGTAGCACTATGTATTTTAACTTACTATTTCTTTAAGAAAACATCATTAGGATATAAGATAAGAGCAGTGGGATATAATACAACATCAGCAGAAAATGCAGGAATAAGTCCTAAATTAATTTCATTCATATCAATAGGAATAGCAGGTGCAATAGCAGGTCTAGGAGGAGCAGAAAGAATATTAGGAGGATCAACTTTCTATATTTATACTGATGGAATCATGGGTGATTTTGGATTTACAGGTATAGCAGTTTCACTATTAGGTAAAAATAATCCAATAGGTATTATCTTTGCTTCAATTTTCTATGCATCACTAGAAATAGGTGGTCAAACATTACAAATAGATTATAAATTAGATAAAGAAATAGTTTATATAATGCAAGCATTAATAGTTATCTTGGTAGCAGCTGAAAATCTGTTCTATTACATGTTGAAAAAGAAAGAAGGTAAGTTATGA
- a CDS encoding ABC transporter permease, with product MGTLLFILKQTIIIAPPILITAVGACLCELSGVVNIGLEGMMLAGAYAATCVNLYTGNPYLGILAGIIIGGLVSLIHAVISIHLKGNQIVSGVAINLFAVSTTSFLIKVMFHAAGSTEKAKHGANSLIVLSVVYILAILTYFIVYKTVFGLRLRTVGEHPLAADTVGINVYKYRYIGVLLSGMYAGLGGAYMSTVILQHFVQNMTAGRGFMALAAMIFGKWNPLGAIIASLLFSFGQSFAYNAKALELPIPQQFLEMIPYILTIFVLIGFVGKARAPKADGKPYEK from the coding sequence ATGGGAACACTATTATTTATATTAAAACAAACAATAATTATAGCTCCACCTATTCTAATAACAGCAGTAGGAGCATGTTTATGTGAATTATCAGGAGTAGTTAATATAGGACTAGAAGGTATGATGTTAGCTGGGGCCTATGCGGCAACTTGTGTAAATCTATATACAGGTAATCCATATTTAGGAATTTTAGCAGGGATAATAATTGGTGGTTTAGTATCATTGATACATGCTGTTATAAGCATACACCTTAAGGGAAATCAAATAGTTAGTGGAGTAGCAATAAACTTATTTGCTGTTTCAACAACAAGCTTCCTTATAAAAGTAATGTTCCATGCAGCGGGGTCAACAGAAAAAGCTAAACATGGAGCCAATAGTTTGATAGTTTTATCAGTAGTATATATTCTAGCAATATTAACATATTTCATAGTATATAAGACAGTATTTGGATTAAGATTAAGAACAGTAGGAGAACATCCATTAGCAGCCGATACAGTAGGTATAAATGTATATAAATATAGATATATAGGAGTTCTTTTATCAGGTATGTATGCAGGACTTGGTGGAGCATATATGTCAACAGTTATTTTGCAACATTTTGTTCAAAATATGACAGCAGGTAGAGGATTTATGGCTTTGGCAGCTATGATATTTGGTAAATGGAATCCATTAGGAGCTATTATAGCATCGCTATTATTCTCATTTGGGCAATCATTTGCATATAATGCAAAAGCTTTAGAATTACCTATACCTCAACAATTCTTAGAAATGATACCATATATTTTAACAATATTTGTATTAATTGGTTTCGTCGGAAAGGCAAGAGCACCTAAGGCTGATGGAAAACCATATGAAAAATAA
- the cdd gene encoding cytidine deaminase: MVHEKYIEKANKLLEKAYVPYSKFSVAAIVIDQDGNEYEGVNVENAAYGLCLCAERNAITTGVTKNLKKIKAIYITGKTQEPISPCGSCRQVIAEFGDENTRIILGTSNNKKYSEYTLEGIIPYYFSSHSMTKK; encoded by the coding sequence ATGGTACATGAAAAATATATAGAAAAAGCCAATAAATTATTGGAAAAGGCTTATGTTCCTTATTCAAAGTTTTCAGTTGCAGCTATTGTTATAGATCAAGATGGAAATGAGTATGAAGGAGTAAATGTTGAAAATGCAGCATATGGACTATGTTTGTGTGCAGAAAGAAATGCTATAACTACAGGAGTTACAAAAAATTTAAAAAAGATTAAGGCAATTTATATAACTGGAAAGACACAAGAACCTATTAGTCCTTGTGGTTCATGTAGACAGGTTATAGCAGAATTTGGAGATGAAAATACTAGGATAATTTTAGGAACTTCAAATAATAAAAAGTATAGTGAATATACATTAGAAGGAATAATACCTTATTATTTTTCTTCTCATTCAATGACAAAAAAATAG
- a CDS encoding BMP family lipoprotein, producing MKKILAFMGTVLTLITLVSCKPKEEAKAADTKAPANAKKVAIVYSTGGKGDKSFNDSAYRGLQMAKDKLGIEFSEYEPKDPSAEAQNQLFQYAEKGEYELIIGVGFTMKDAVVAAAKAFPDQKFALVDDEISDLPNVVSLLFKEQEGSFLLGAMSAMVTKTNTLGFVGGVEAPVIWRFQAGFEQGAKYVNPNIKILPVFINGNNPFNDPQTAKTLTETLIGKNADIVFQVAGASGSGVFQAAKEKGVYALGVDSNQDGEEPGVILTSMVKRVDNAVFNQIKDTLDGNFKSGIKYFGLKEDGVGTTDFEFSKKVVTEEIRNKIKEIAEKIKSGEIKVSDKVQK from the coding sequence ATGAAAAAAATTTTAGCTTTTATGGGAACTGTGTTAACATTGATAACATTAGTTTCATGTAAACCTAAAGAAGAAGCAAAGGCAGCTGATACTAAAGCTCCAGCAAATGCTAAGAAAGTTGCTATTGTTTATTCAACAGGTGGTAAAGGAGATAAATCATTCAATGATTCAGCATATCGTGGATTACAAATGGCAAAAGACAAATTAGGTATTGAATTTAGTGAATACGAACCTAAAGATCCTTCAGCTGAAGCACAAAATCAATTATTCCAATATGCTGAAAAAGGTGAATATGAATTAATAATTGGTGTTGGATTTACAATGAAAGATGCTGTAGTAGCAGCAGCAAAAGCATTTCCAGATCAAAAATTTGCATTAGTAGATGACGAAATATCAGATTTACCAAATGTAGTTTCTCTATTATTTAAAGAACAAGAAGGATCATTCTTACTTGGTGCAATGTCAGCAATGGTTACAAAGACAAATACTTTAGGATTTGTTGGTGGAGTTGAAGCCCCAGTTATTTGGAGATTCCAAGCTGGATTTGAACAAGGTGCAAAATATGTTAATCCAAATATTAAAATCTTACCAGTATTCATAAATGGTAATAATCCATTTAATGATCCACAAACTGCTAAGACTTTAACAGAAACTTTAATTGGTAAAAATGCAGATATAGTATTCCAAGTAGCAGGAGCATCTGGTTCAGGAGTATTCCAAGCAGCTAAAGAAAAGGGAGTTTATGCTTTAGGTGTTGACTCAAATCAAGATGGTGAAGAACCAGGAGTTATCTTAACATCAATGGTTAAAAGAGTTGACAATGCTGTATTTAATCAAATTAAAGACACTTTAGATGGTAATTTCAAATCTGGAATTAAATACTTTGGATTAAAAGAAGATGGTGTTGGAACTACAGACTTTGAATTTAGTAAGAAAGTTGTTACAGAAGAAATAAGAAATAAGATTAAAGAAATAGCTGAAAAGATTAAATCAGGAGAAATAAAAGTTTCAGACAAAGTTCAAAAATAG
- a CDS encoding thymidine phosphorylase, with product MRIVDIIQNKRDNIELTKEEIDFLLDECQAQRVPDYQLSAFLMATYFNGMTDKELIEFTLKMRDSGDIIKFDKINKFLVDKHSTGGVGDKVTVVIAPIIAALGMATAKLSGKGLGHTGGTIDKFESIKNFKFSSTKEELMDIANKTGIGLMGYSDKIVPLDKKIYSLRDVSATVPSIPLIASSIMSKKLAVEANIIILDVKVGDGAFMKDIEHAKELARRMITIGKGAKRHTNVVLSNMDEPLGRNIGNANEIIEGIEALKGNIMPDLKEVVYTIVGLALKAYGKVKSIKEAEPLIDEVISSGKALEKLADFIEQSGGDRNLVNDYSLLPKAKNLYQVRAQKSGYVKKIKTEEIGKAAMVIGAGRATKESIIDHSVGLKVIKKVADKVEKGEVICEIEYNSDEFLKESENLIQDSYVISEEKVNEPKTILEIIE from the coding sequence ATGAGAATCGTTGATATTATTCAAAATAAAAGAGACAATATTGAATTAACAAAAGAAGAAATAGATTTTTTACTTGATGAATGTCAAGCACAAAGAGTACCAGATTACCAATTATCTGCATTCTTGATGGCTACATATTTTAATGGAATGACAGATAAAGAATTAATAGAATTTACATTGAAAATGCGTGATTCAGGAGATATCATTAAATTTGATAAAATAAATAAATTTTTAGTTGATAAACATAGTACTGGAGGGGTTGGAGATAAAGTTACAGTAGTTATAGCTCCAATAATAGCAGCATTAGGTATGGCAACAGCAAAATTATCTGGTAAGGGCTTAGGTCATACTGGAGGTACAATAGACAAATTTGAATCTATAAAGAATTTTAAGTTCTCTAGTACAAAAGAAGAATTAATGGATATAGCAAATAAAACAGGTATAGGACTTATGGGATATAGTGATAAAATAGTTCCACTTGATAAAAAAATATATTCATTAAGAGATGTTAGTGCAACAGTGCCATCTATCCCACTTATAGCAAGTAGTATAATGAGTAAGAAACTAGCAGTAGAAGCTAATATAATAATATTAGATGTTAAAGTTGGTGATGGAGCTTTTATGAAAGATATAGAACATGCAAAAGAACTTGCTAGAAGAATGATAACAATAGGAAAAGGAGCAAAAAGACATACCAATGTAGTTTTATCTAATATGGATGAACCTTTAGGAAGAAATATAGGTAATGCCAATGAAATAATAGAAGGTATTGAAGCTTTAAAAGGTAATATAATGCCAGATTTAAAAGAAGTAGTTTATACTATAGTTGGTCTTGCATTAAAGGCATATGGTAAGGTTAAATCTATTAAAGAGGCTGAACCTTTAATAGATGAAGTTATAAGCTCAGGAAAGGCTTTAGAAAAATTAGCTGATTTTATTGAACAAAGTGGTGGAGATAGAAATTTAGTTAATGATTATAGTCTATTACCAAAAGCAAAAAATTTATATCAAGTTAGAGCTCAAAAATCTGGTTATGTAAAGAAGATAAAGACAGAAGAAATAGGTAAGGCAGCTATGGTAATAGGTGCAGGAAGAGCAACAAAGGAATCTATAATTGATCATAGTGTTGGATTAAAGGTAATAAAAAAGGTTGCAGATAAAGTAGAAAAGGGAGAAGTTATCTGCGAAATAGAATATAATTCAGATGAATTCTTAAAAGAATCTGAAAATTTAATCCAAGATTCTTATGTTATATCAGAAGAAAAGGTTAATGAACCTAAAACAATATTAGAAATAATAGAATAG
- the deoD gene encoding purine-nucleoside phosphorylase, with translation MATPHLGANKGDIAEIVLLPGDPLRAKYIAETFLEDVHQYTNVRGMLGFTGTYKGKRVSVQGTGMGVPSIGIYVNELIIEYGCKILMRIGTAGSTHESVKIRDVVLAMSSSTDSAINKLRFNGADYAPCADSDLFITAYNIAKEKGINVKAGNILTSDTFYNDKPDSWKHWSEFGVLCVEMETAQLYTLAAKYNVKALTLLTISDSLVTGESTTAEERQLTFNDMIITALETARKF, from the coding sequence ATGGCAACACCACATTTAGGAGCAAATAAAGGAGATATTGCAGAAATAGTCTTATTACCAGGAGATCCATTAAGAGCAAAATATATAGCTGAAACATTTTTGGAAGATGTACATCAATATACAAATGTAAGAGGAATGTTAGGATTTACAGGTACATATAAGGGAAAAAGAGTATCTGTTCAAGGAACAGGTATGGGAGTACCTTCAATAGGAATTTATGTAAATGAATTAATTATAGAATATGGTTGTAAAATTTTAATGAGAATAGGGACAGCTGGTTCTACTCATGAAAGTGTAAAAATTAGAGATGTAGTTTTAGCAATGTCAAGTTCAACAGATTCAGCTATTAATAAATTAAGATTTAATGGAGCAGATTATGCACCTTGTGCAGATTCAGATTTATTTATTACTGCATATAATATTGCAAAAGAAAAAGGTATTAATGTTAAAGCAGGTAATATCTTAACAAGTGATACTTTCTACAATGATAAGCCAGATTCATGGAAGCATTGGTCAGAATTTGGAGTTTTATGTGTTGAAATGGAAACAGCTCAATTATATACTTTAGCTGCTAAATATAATGTTAAGGCATTGACTTTACTAACAATAAGTGATTCATTGGTTACAGGTGAAAGTACTACAGCAGAAGAAAGACAATTAACATTTAATGATATGATAATTACAGCATTGGAGACAGCACGAAAATTTTAA
- a CDS encoding ABC transporter ATP-binding protein, whose product MSDYILEMRNIRKEFFGGKIVANDDINLKIRQGEIHAIVGENGAGKSTLMKILNGLYDLTSGEIFYKGKKVDIATPTIAAHLGIGMVYQHFMLVETLTVAENMVLGFEPKKAGIFFDLDRARKKVKEVSERYGLNIDPDAKVGDLSVGIQQRVEILKILFKGAELLVFDEPSAVLTPQEVIELYGIMRNLIKEGKTIIFITHKLQEVLDLSDNITVIRRGKDVGELKTSEATKETIANMMVGRQVLFNIKKEEVKIGDTLVKVENLRAKNDLGIEKVKGISFEIREGEVFGIAGVEGNGQTELIEVLAGLRKALSGSYTIDGVSAVNKSPKFIRHNGLAHIPEDRHKRATIDEFTVKENLILGVLDPYVNCGILNQSKIDSKVNEYIKTFDIRPTDPNVIYGGLSGGNQQKVVVARELEKENKFIIAAQPTRGVDIGAIEMIHNTILHERTKGKAILVVSAELSEIMALSDRIGVMYSGEIIGVLNREDATIEKLGILMAGGKIQ is encoded by the coding sequence ATGAGTGACTATATTTTGGAAATGAGAAATATACGAAAAGAATTTTTTGGCGGTAAAATAGTCGCAAATGATGATATAAACCTTAAAATTCGTCAAGGCGAAATACATGCCATTGTTGGAGAAAATGGTGCAGGTAAATCAACTTTGATGAAAATATTAAATGGCTTGTATGATTTGACATCAGGTGAAATATTCTACAAGGGTAAAAAAGTAGATATTGCAACACCTACAATAGCAGCTCATTTGGGCATAGGTATGGTATATCAACATTTTATGTTAGTTGAAACCTTAACAGTTGCAGAAAATATGGTTTTAGGATTTGAACCTAAAAAAGCTGGAATATTTTTTGATTTAGATAGAGCAAGAAAAAAAGTAAAGGAAGTTTCAGAAAGATATGGTTTAAATATTGACCCAGATGCAAAAGTTGGAGATTTATCAGTAGGTATACAACAAAGAGTAGAAATACTTAAAATCTTATTCAAAGGAGCAGAATTATTAGTTTTTGATGAACCTAGTGCAGTTTTGACACCACAAGAAGTAATAGAACTATATGGAATTATGAGAAATTTAATAAAAGAAGGTAAAACTATTATTTTTATAACTCATAAATTACAAGAAGTTTTAGATTTGTCAGATAATATTACTGTTATAAGAAGAGGAAAAGATGTTGGTGAACTTAAAACAAGTGAAGCAACAAAAGAAACTATAGCTAATATGATGGTTGGAAGACAAGTACTATTTAATATTAAAAAAGAAGAAGTTAAAATAGGTGATACTTTAGTAAAAGTAGAAAATCTTAGAGCAAAAAATGATTTAGGTATTGAAAAAGTTAAGGGTATTAGCTTTGAAATAAGAGAAGGTGAAGTTTTTGGAATTGCCGGAGTTGAAGGTAATGGACAAACAGAGTTAATTGAAGTTTTGGCAGGACTTAGAAAGGCTTTGTCAGGATCATATACAATAGATGGAGTAAGTGCAGTAAATAAATCACCTAAATTTATAAGACATAATGGGCTAGCACATATACCTGAAGATAGACATAAAAGAGCAACAATAGATGAATTTACAGTTAAAGAAAATTTAATTTTAGGAGTTTTAGATCCTTATGTAAATTGTGGAATTTTAAATCAAAGTAAAATTGATAGCAAGGTAAACGAATATATTAAAACTTTTGATATAAGACCAACAGATCCTAATGTAATATATGGTGGTCTATCAGGTGGAAATCAACAAAAAGTAGTTGTAGCAAGAGAACTTGAAAAAGAAAATAAATTTATAATAGCAGCTCAACCAACAAGAGGGGTTGATATAGGAGCTATTGAAATGATACATAATACTATTTTACATGAAAGAACAAAGGGTAAAGCTATTTTAGTTGTTTCAGCTGAATTATCAGAAATTATGGCTTTAAGTGATAGAATAGGAGTTATGTATTCAGGAGAAATTATAGGTGTTCTAAATAGAGAAGATGCTACAATTGAAAAGCTAGGAATACTTATGGCAGGAGGAAAAATTCAATGA
- the uvrC gene encoding excinuclease ABC subunit UvrC: MDIKKINIPLNPGVYLMKDIEGKIIYIGKAKNLKNRVSSYFVGAHNIKTMELVKNIESIDFFICTSEVEAFILENNLIKKHKPKYNILLKDQKTYPYIKITKEEYPRILVVRKVTDDAYYFGPFPNVNMKEVVNNIMKVFKIRDCKIDMRKNTKVCLKYYMKLCNGPCYYKLPEIKEEYLENVKHLLDFLENKDIEVLKYLEKRMETFSQNLEYERAIIERERIKSLKKLLSYQITETNTKNDEDIFSIKKNKDDIFICVLSIRAGKLIAKDSKRIDNMIDNDIIDSIIPQYYDKKLLPSKIVLSSNFEDKKEVLSAWFKEEKKKNVKIVFPKRGRLAKLLNLAEVNLINEQERYYNEKQNLTKDLEELKKLLNLDKYPRFIECYDMSNIQGSDNVGVGVAFINGKRATKLYRKYKIKTVVGANDYDSMKEVILRRMEHNPYPDLILLDGGKAHVSVIKRALKENDIDLPVFGMYKDDHHKTYGICDEKKVFDLQSKEELFKLITRFQDEVHRFAINYHKVLREKRVLHSKLDEIKGIGKKRKKELLEKFGTVKAVLEADLEELEKILPKNIAKEINKIND; the protein is encoded by the coding sequence ATGGATATTAAAAAAATTAATATCCCATTAAATCCCGGTGTATATTTAATGAAGGATATTGAAGGAAAGATAATATATATAGGTAAAGCAAAAAATTTGAAAAATAGAGTTAGTTCATATTTCGTTGGTGCACATAATATAAAAACAATGGAATTAGTTAAAAACATAGAAAGTATAGATTTTTTTATATGTACCTCAGAAGTAGAAGCCTTTATATTAGAAAATAATTTAATAAAAAAACATAAACCAAAATATAATATCTTATTAAAAGATCAAAAGACTTATCCATATATTAAAATAACAAAGGAAGAGTATCCAAGAATATTGGTAGTTAGAAAGGTAACAGATGATGCCTATTATTTTGGACCTTTTCCTAATGTTAATATGAAGGAAGTAGTTAATAATATAATGAAGGTATTTAAGATAAGAGATTGTAAGATAGATATGAGAAAAAATACAAAGGTCTGCCTTAAATATTATATGAAATTATGCAATGGACCTTGTTATTATAAGCTACCAGAAATTAAAGAAGAGTATCTAGAAAATGTTAAACATCTCTTAGATTTTTTAGAAAATAAAGATATAGAGGTTTTAAAATATTTAGAAAAAAGAATGGAAACTTTTAGTCAAAATTTGGAATATGAAAGAGCTATTATAGAAAGAGAAAGAATAAAATCTTTGAAAAAATTATTGTCATATCAAATAACAGAAACTAATACAAAAAATGATGAAGATATTTTCTCTATTAAAAAAAATAAAGATGATATATTTATTTGTGTTTTAAGTATTAGAGCTGGAAAATTAATAGCAAAAGATTCGAAGCGAATTGATAATATGATAGATAATGATATAATTGACAGTATTATTCCACAATATTACGATAAAAAATTATTACCTAGTAAAATAGTACTTTCTTCTAATTTTGAGGATAAAAAGGAAGTTTTGAGTGCTTGGTTTAAAGAAGAAAAGAAAAAAAATGTTAAAATAGTTTTTCCAAAAAGGGGTAGGCTTGCAAAACTTTTAAATTTGGCTGAGGTAAATTTGATTAATGAACAAGAAAGATACTATAATGAAAAGCAAAATCTAACGAAAGACTTAGAGGAATTAAAAAAATTATTAAATTTGGATAAATATCCTAGATTTATAGAATGTTATGATATGTCTAATATACAAGGAAGCGATAATGTTGGCGTTGGAGTAGCTTTTATTAATGGAAAAAGAGCTACAAAACTTTATAGAAAATATAAAATAAAGACTGTAGTTGGGGCAAATGATTATGATTCTATGAAAGAAGTAATTCTAAGAAGAATGGAACATAATCCATATCCAGACTTAATTTTATTAGATGGCGGTAAAGCACATGTTAGTGTAATAAAAAGGGCTTTGAAAGAAAATGATATAGATCTTCCTGTCTTTGGAATGTATAAGGATGATCATCATAAAACTTATGGTATTTGTGATGAAAAAAAAGTGTTTGATTTACAAAGTAAAGAAGAATTATTTAAATTAATTACTAGATTTCAAGACGAAGTTCATAGATTTGCTATAAACTATCATAAAGTTTTAAGAGAGAAAAGAGTGCTTCATAGTAAATTAGATGAAATAAAGGGAATAGGAAAAAAGAGAAAAAAAGAACTATTAGAAAAATTTGGTACTGTAAAGGCAGTTTTAGAAGCTGATTTAGAAGAATTAGAAAAGATTTTACCCAAAAATATTGCAAAAGAAATAAATAAAATAAATGATTGA
- a CDS encoding OsmC family protein, translating into MYKVKGITKKDFVVKANTEDFSYLLDKDKFFGTTPVGYVVVGMTSCALMCVRGYYLKQKLANIYVEADVVYDGKFVLNIKVDKKLVEGEKEEIVEYIKKYCTVSKMLATEIEYNIEGK; encoded by the coding sequence ATGTATAAAGTAAAAGGAATTACAAAAAAAGATTTTGTTGTTAAAGCAAATACTGAAGATTTTTCATATTTGTTGGATAAGGATAAATTCTTTGGAACAACACCAGTTGGCTATGTTGTAGTAGGTATGACAAGTTGTGCTTTAATGTGTGTTAGAGGATATTATCTAAAACAAAAATTAGCTAATATATATGTAGAAGCTGATGTAGTATATGATGGGAAATTTGTATTAAATATTAAAGTAGATAAAAAACTTGTAGAAGGTGAAAAAGAAGAAATTGTAGAATATATAAAGAAATATTGTACTGTATCAAAAATGTTAGCTACGGAGATAGAATATAATATCGAAGGAAAATAA
- the deoC gene encoding deoxyribose-phosphate aldolase yields the protein MEINKYIDHTVLKATTTPKDIEKLCNEAKEYKFYSVCVNGCYVSLCKKLLVNTEVKVAAVIGFPLGAMSTEAKVYEAKKCIEDGANEIDMVINVGMLKAKEYDYVREEIRQIKEAIGTNVLKVIIETCYLTDDEKVKACELAVEAKADFVKTSTGFGTNGATFEDVTLMKKTVGNRAKVKASGGVKTYETAVKYIELGAERLGTSSGIQIMNKK from the coding sequence ATGGAAATAAACAAATATATTGATCATACAGTATTAAAAGCTACAACAACACCTAAGGATATAGAAAAACTTTGTAATGAAGCAAAGGAATATAAATTTTATTCTGTGTGTGTTAATGGTTGTTATGTGTCATTATGTAAAAAATTATTAGTTAATACAGAAGTTAAGGTAGCAGCTGTTATAGGTTTTCCTTTAGGAGCAATGTCTACAGAAGCAAAAGTATATGAAGCAAAGAAATGTATAGAAGATGGTGCAAATGAAATAGACATGGTTATAAATGTTGGAATGTTAAAAGCAAAAGAATATGACTATGTAAGAGAAGAAATAAGACAAATAAAAGAAGCTATAGGGACTAATGTATTAAAAGTAATAATAGAAACTTGTTATTTGACAGATGATGAAAAGGTAAAAGCTTGCGAATTAGCAGTAGAAGCTAAGGCAGACTTTGTAAAGACTTCAACTGGCTTTGGAACAAATGGTGCAACATTTGAAGATGTTACTTTAATGAAAAAAACTGTAGGAAATAGAGCAAAGGTCAAGGCATCTGGGGGAGTAAAAACTTATGAAACAGCTGTTAAATATATTGAATTAGGAGCTGAAAGATTAGGAACTTCATCAGGTATACAAATTATGAATAAAAAGTAG